The proteins below come from a single Rosa rugosa chromosome 2, drRosRugo1.1, whole genome shotgun sequence genomic window:
- the LOC133731357 gene encoding zinc finger CCCH domain-containing protein 19-like: MENSEDWCFICKDGGRLMLCDYEGCSKVYHPKCVGKSKSILKSQKSWTCRKHLCSECFNGSVTISFSCLCCTYVLCHPCYTSTTSAASEFSLIRGKDKEGLCKECLELVRLAESNSEYRPDGKRLDFEDRDTFECRFKECWEIIKENEGLTLDDVYSPNSNNDEGDDDDDHIEIHKSILGKRKAEAEEFIISDSDDDDHLQFQKSIILKRQKVEAKFIGWGSEPLIQFLQSVKKDTSKQLSHRDLGSAIYEYVIDRHFIEYTNKKTKVRCDYRLSKIFGKEEVDVVDVLSFLDQHLENVEETCYASIVTSNMKLVYLRRSLVEKLMLEQPESWERKVVGSFVRVENVEGNNSSDHKLIQVKGITKEDKNDEILLELLGREDPISISLLSDCDFTEEECEDLQRSPEICLLRRHTIAEIEQKARELHEDITKDWIERELVRLEDCITHEKKQNGWISGDLSEYWRKIEMLQQSSEHERRLKQVPQVIPERNKTCLFF; the protein is encoded by the coding sequence atggAAAACTCGGAGGATTGGTGCTTCATCTGCAAAGATGGTGGGCGTTTAATGCTATGTGACTACGAAGGCTGCTCAAAAGTTTATCATCCTAAATGTGTGGGAAAGAGCAAATCCATCCTCAAAAGCCAAAAGAGCTGGACTTGTAGGAAGCACTTGTGTTCCGAGTGTTTTAACGGATCAGTCACAATTAGCTTCTCATGCCTTTGCTGTACATACGTATTATGTCACCCTTGCTACACAAGTACTACTAGTGCTGCTTCTGAGTTTTCACTGATAAGAGGGAAGGACAAGGAAGGCCTATGCAAGGAGTGTTTGGAGCTAGTTAGGCTCGCGGAATCAAACTCGGAATATAGACCAGATGGAAAGAGACTAGACTTCGAGGATAGGGATACATTTGAATGCCGATTCAAGGAGTGTTGGGAAATCATAAAGGAAAATGAGGGCTTGACTTTGGATGATGTCTATTCCCCAAATAGTAACAATGATGAAGGTGACGACGATGATGATCATATAGAAATTCACAAGTCAATATTGGGAAAAAGGAAGGCAGAAGCAGAAGAGTTTATAATTAGTgacagtgatgatgatgatcatctACAATTTCAGAAGTCTATAATACTAAAAAGGCAGAAGGTAGAAGCGAAATTTATAGGATGGGGATCAGAACCTCTGATTCAATTCCTCCAATCTGTTAAGAAAGATACAAGCAAACAATTATCGCATCGTGATTTGGGATCTGCAATCTATGAGTATGTCATCGATAGACACTTTATTGAGTACACAAATAAGAAGACAAAGGTTAGATGTGACTATAGGCTGAGTAAAATTTTCGGAAAGGAAGAGGTAGATGTGGTCGATGTACTTAGTTTTCTGGATCAACATTTGGAGAATGTTGAAGAAACCTGTTATGCATCTATAGTAACTAGTAACATGAAGCTTGTCTACTTGAGAAGGAGCTTAGTGGAGAAGTTGATGTTGGAGCAGCCCGAAAGTTGGGAGAGAAAGGTGGTGGGAAGCTTTGTGAGAGTGGAAAATGTTGAAGGAAATAATTCTTCTGATCACAAACTCATACAAGTTAAGGGCATAACTAAGGAAGACAAGAATGATGAGATTCTTCTGGAACTGCTTGGGAGAGAGGATCCGATTTCAATTTCTCTGCTATCGGATTGCGACTTCACTGAGGAAGAATGTGAGGATTTGCAACGAAGCCCGGAAATTTGCCTGCTGAGGAGACATACAATTGCCGAGATTGAGCAGAAGGCAAGAGAGCTGCACGAGGATATAACCAAGGATTGGATTGAAAGAGAGTTGGTCCGGTTAGAGGATTGCATTACTCATGAGAAAAAGCAGAACGGATGGATCAGTGGAGATCTAAGTGAGTATTGGCGCAAGATAGAGATGCTACAACAATCGTCTGAACATGAACGACGCTTGAAGCAAGTGCCACAAGTGATTCCAGAAAGGAATAAAACTTGCTTGTTCTTCTGA